GCTTGGCTATCTTCGGGAAGATCTCCATAGACTTCGGCATACAGCCCTACATTCTCTGCAACCGAATAGCCGTAAGAAAGGGTATAGATATACGCGATTTCTGGAGAATCTGAGCCCCAAGCCGCACCTACATTATAAGAAAGCGAAGACTTTTCACCTAGTGTATGAGCCAATGAAAAACGAAAATCTGCACCTGTGGTTTCTGGACGGTAATCTGTTCCCGCAGTAAATGGCAGGTACAAATGACCTAAAAGCCCTATTTGGGGTTTCCATCCGTCTTCGTCTGCCACCTCCACTTTTACACCAGCCAAAAGCGGTGTAAAACCACTCAGCACATTTGAAGCCTCTTGACCGTTATTGCTGAAACGTGTTTCTTCAAAATTCCATCCTAAACGAAACTCAAAATTGTCTAACACGCCATACCGTATAAGGGTGGTGTTATATCCATAGGTCTCTGACTTTACATTATTTTCCTCATAGGACGTATAAAATCCTCCTGCCTCAATTTGCACAAATCCTTTGGGTACCGTAAGTGGTGACTCTGTGGCATCTGGCCTATCTGTTACCATTGCAGGTGTAGTTTCTCCTTCTTGTGCATATATAGCAGCAAACATTAGCAAAAATGGAATAAATACTATTTTTTTCATGCTCTAATTTGTTTGAATGTATAGATTTTCAGCAATCTTTTTTGATATAAAAAACTGGTCTCTCCCTACTTGAATGACCATTGATCCATCAAAAAACTCTTTGCCTAGCACCTTAATTTTTGTACCTATTGTGATATTTTTTTTGTCTAAGTATTGTAAAAAATCGCTGTTACTTTCTTTTACTCCAACACAAACGCCATTTTGCTTTTTACTCAGTTCAGAAAGCAATTTTTTCTCGGTTGGCTTTACATTTCCATGCTTATCAGGAATGGGGTCCCCGTGCGGGTCGAAATCTGGAAATCCTAAAAACTTATCCAATCTAGTGACCAACTCTTCACTTTGTACGTGCTCTAATTGTTCTGCAATTTCATGCACTTCATCCCAATGAAATTTCAGCTTTTCAACCAAAAACACCTCCCAAAGGCGGTGCTTTCTAATAACGTTAGCGGCGGTTTTTCTACCAGATTCTGTTAACGATGTGCCTTTATACTTTATATATGAAAGCACTTCCTTTTCTGCCAATTTCTGAACCATATCGGTTACAGACGAAGGTTTTGTTTCCATCACCTCAGCGATGGCATTTGTACTTACCGCACCCTGATGTTTACTTTCAAGATGGTAAATGGCTTTAAGGTAATTTTCTTCTGCGAGTGAAAACATGCGGCAAAGGTAATCTATTTTTTTGATTTATATAGTTTTTATTTTTAGTCTTGTCTAAATTTAATCGCGTAAAATAGACTAGCTTATGTAAAATCTCAATTTATCTTAGGGGGAATCCTTTGGCGGCCCACCATGGGTGAAGTTCAATCTCAAGTCTTCCGGCCTGTACCATGGGGTCCATATTGGCCAAACTATCTGCAATTTTTAACGTAGGGACATTATAAATAGTTACCCCTCTTATCTCCCCATCATCTGCAAAGGGTCCAGAAATATCTGCAAAGCCTTGGGCATACATACTCCCTAGATGCTCTAAATGCAGACGTTGCAAACTATCGGCTTCTGCTTGATTCTGACTGCGATTGGGTCCTGCCTTTAAAAATGCCATAAAATATTGTTGCATTACTACGGTATCTCCAGAATCTGGGTCTATATAATCAAAAATTTGAAATCCGTCTGCTGTAAGTTGTGCCTTAAGTGCAGCAATAGATGGCTTCTCATCTTCTGGACAGGGTTCCATGATATATTCTCGCTGTATTTCTGGTTTACACGCTACAATAGTAATCAACAGCAATAATAAGAGTAGATTGTTTTTCATTGTAATATTATTAATTGGTTTTTCTGAAATATCTTACCATTTGCTAAATGGATTTTTGCTTAAACATGAGTTATAATATTGTATCTCTCCTGTTACTTCCGCTCCTAGCCATGATGGTTTGTTGAATGCTTCGTTGGCTGTAGTGAGTTCAATTTCGGCTATTTGCAACCCTTTATTGCTCCCCTTAAATTCATCAACCTCAAAAATATGTGCCCCAACTTTCACGTTGTACCTTGTTTTTTCGATAACACCTGCTTCGCATAATCTCATCAATGCCTCGGCTTCATCTAATTGTATTTCGTGCTCCCATTCAAATCGCGTGGTTCCTTCCTTATTAGATTTCCCCTTTATGGTTAAAAATCCCTTTTTACCCTTAATGCGCACCCGTACTGTACGTTCTGGATGGGTAGAAAGAAAACCTTGAAGAATTCGTTCTTTAGAAACAGCTTCTTTCTTGTAATTATCTGAGGTAACCAAAAATTTTCGTTCTATTTCAAGCGCCATGGTGGGTTTTTTCTATTGGTTCCTGCGTGGTAAATAATAATTGTATTTCCGTCGGGATCTTTAAGTTTTGCTTCAGTCCATAACCATGTTTGCGCCGTAATTTCTGTTTCAAATGAAATTCCCTTTTCATTTAATTCTGAAACTTTAAGGGCAACATCGTTCACTTCAAAATAGACAACAACACCTGGCTCCTGTGGTAATGTTTGGACTTGGTGCACCGAGAATGTAGCTTCTCCCTCTGTACATTCAAATCGGGCGTAGGCATCGTGGGTATGCACGATTAGTTTCAATCCTAATTTTGTATAAAATTCAATTGCTCGAGGCACATTGGTAGACGGAATAGTAACTTGATTTAGGTTCATTGTCGCGCAAGTTCTTTAATTTCATCTGAAGAGATGCGTTGTTTTTGACATCCTGTTCTCGCTACATAAATCATTGCCTTTGCTATGGTCTCAGGTTCTATCATTTTATATTTCTTCGGAATTAAGAAACTAAATATTCCCATAAAAAGTTGCGCCATACGCTCGCCAAAACGCTTTTCATTTCTATCGCCACCAATAAGAGAGGGTCGAAAAATATACGATTTATCTATCCCCACCGCCAAAACATCACGCTCCATTTCTCCCTTTACCTTATTATAAAACGTGCTGCTTTTAGTATCTGCACCCATGGCCGAAATAACTTCAAATACGGTAATTCTATTTTTTTTCGCGAGTTTAGCGGCATTCACCGGAATTCCATAATCTATTTTTTTATAGGTTTCTTTGTCTGGAGTTTTTGCCTTGGTGGTTCCAATACAGCAAAAAACTACATCACCAGTAAAGTCTTCGGCAAATTGATTGATGTCAAACAAATCTCCCAAATGTTCTTCTATTTTAGCATGCAAAACATTACACGAACTTCTTCCAAATATCTTAACAGTTGTGTAGGCGTCATCTTTCAGAAGTAATTCTAACAAACATCCACCTACCAAGCCAGTGGCACCTAAGATAATAGCTGTTTTGGGCATACATTTTTCTTTGAGAAGCTACCTTAAAGTATTTCGTAATGACAAACCAAGCATAACAGTAAACTAATTTGTCTCCCTGAGCTTGTTAATAGCTAATCTCTTATTTTGTCCTTAAAGGTATTAAATTTACGCTATGGAATCTGACCTTCCTATCAGGAAAATTATTCATGTAGACATGGATGCCTATTATGCATCTGTGGCACAACTAGACGATCCTTCTCTTGTTGGCAAACCTATTGCTGTAGGCGGGGGTGGCACGCGCGGTGTTATAAGCGCTGCTAGTTATGAGGCACGCACCTTTGGTGTACGCTCTGCCATGAGTGGTGCACTTGCAAAAAAATTATGCCCAGAACTCATCTTTGTACGTACCAATTTTGAACGATACCAAGAACTCTCTGAGAAGATTAGAGCAATTTTCTTTGAGTATACAGACTTGGTAGAACCTCTATCGTTAGACGAAGCATATTTAGATGTTACCGTAAACAAGAAAGGGAACCCAAGTGCTTCAATGATTGCTGCGGAAATTAGAGAAAAAATAAAAGCGCGTACAGGGTTGAATGCTTCGGCAGGAATAAGCATTAACAAATTTATTGCTAAAGTGGCTAGCGATATTAACAAGCCCAACGGACAAAAAACTGTTGCCCCAGAAGATGTTTTGCCATTTCTTGAAACCTTAGATATTAAAAAGTTTTATGGTGTTGGTAAGGTGATGAAAGAAAAAATGTACCGCCATGGTATCTATACGGGTGCCGACTTAAAAAAGAAATCGGTAGCATTTCTGCAAGAGCACTTCGGAAAAAGTGGGGCGTATTATTACGATATTGTTCGTGGCATTCACCATAGCCAAGTAAAGCCAGAGCGAACTCGCAAGTCTCTAGCTGCCGAAAGAACCTTTAGTGAGAACATTTCCTCAGAAATTTTTATGCTAGAGCGCCTAGAAAACATAGCCCTTGAAGTAGAACGCAGGTTAAAAAAAAGCAAAGTTGCTGGGCGAACCATTACACTAAAAATTAAATACCGTGATTTCACGCTACAAACACGTAGTAAAACGCTTCCTCTTTATATTTCTTCAAAAGAATTAATCATGGAAAACGTTAAAGATTTGTTATATCAAGACGAAATGCGGGACTCGGTACGTTTATTGGGTATAAGTATGTCGAACCTCAACAATGAAAACCCAAAGAAAACAAAGGATATTTCAGAAAAAATAATTGACGTTCAGCTTAAACTAGACTTCTAACCCATCTGCATAGCAGCTCCTCCTCCAAAGGTTAGAATAACTATAAAACTCATTATACTATGTAAAGAAACTACTTTAAATCATTATGAATCTTAAAACCCTACCATTATGAAAAAAGTAGCTTTCACTATTATCGCAATTGCTTTTGCAACACTTTTCACCGCTTGCAAAAATGAAACACAAGAGACCCCAACTACAGTCCAAAACCAGGATTTGGCTGTCGCAGACATCACTCCAGCTTCTACCACTAGCTATCTATACGTAACTGCATCTAGCGGTCTCACCTTACGAGAGTTTAACAATTTAAACAGTGAGAAACTTGCCGTCATGCCCTACGGAACAAAGCTGGAGGTACTTTCTGAAGAAGCTAACAATACCATGACCGTTGGCGGGATTTCGGGAGGCATGCACGAAGTAGCGTACAACAATAAAACGGGATATGCTTTTAATGGCTTTCTCTCCAAATTTTTCCCGCCAGAAAAAGACACCAATGCCAAAATATATGTAAACGACTTAAAAGCTACCTTCCCATCAGCCTCATTTATTGAAACCACTGGAGGCACGGCGAGCAAGCCTACCAATACACAAACCATTTTATTGCCAACAGATAAGTGGCATGAGGCATTTTATATTGCACAGAAACTTTATGATATCCCTTCGGTATTCCAGTTTCCAAACCCAAAAGGAAAAGATGTTGAGGTTATTAAAAACGCTAAGAAGCCTGAACAACTCCAGACAAGTAATTTGGCTATTGAACGCAAAAACAATGCTCTACAAACTATTACTTATACACAAGCTGCAGAAGGCTTTGGAACAAATATCACCATTAGCCAAGAAGCTGCATTTATGAAGATTGAATATACTACTGTAGTAGAATAGTAGTTTTAATAAGCTTAGAAGCCTGTTGAATCTTACCACTTGACAGGCTTTTTTTATGTATCTTTAAAAGAATACAACGCGGCTTTTAAATATTTTAGAATGAAATCTAAACTACTTGCAATAGGGCTCATAATAGGCACCTGTTCTTTTTCTCAAGTTACACTCATACCTGACGAAAATTTTGAAGGGTATCTTGTTTCTGAAGGTATAGATACTGATGGGCTATTAAATGGGCAAGTACTAACTGCAGACATTGAAGATGTGGTGGCATTAAGTTTAGTAAATCTTTCTATCGAAGATCTTACGGGCTTAGAAGATTTTACAGCTTTAGAAGTACTCGACTGTTCAGAAAATTTTAATTTAGAAGCTATTAATTTAAGTAGTAATACTTCTTTGCGAGAATTCTACGCTCAGTTTTGTGCTTTCACAACTATAGATTTCTCTAATAACGTAAATCTTGAACTTGTGTATGTTCCGCATAATAATTTAACCAGTTTAACATTGACAAGCCACCCCGCGTTAGAAAATTTGACATGTGGAAACCCCTTAATTGACCTTATACCTTTTAATCAAATTTCTACTCTAGATCTTTCTGGAACTCCTAATCTATTGTTTTTAGATGTGTCTTTTATGGGCAGCATGTCATCTTTAGATCTTTCTCAAATTCCATTGCTCGAAACTTTTTATGGAAGCTATTGTAGTTTTAACGCCCTTGATTTGTCTGATAATAGCGCTCTTGAAACACTTGTTTTAGGTGGATTTGATAGTGGTATCGTTTCTGGGCAAAGTAACAATCTAACAAATTTAGATCTTTCAAATAATCCAAACCTTACCACATTAGACGTTGAATTAACGAACATTAATTCTCTTAACTTAAAAAATGGGAACAATACCGTTCTGGTTTCTATGAAGGCTCATTTAAACGACCCTCTTTTTTGTATTCTAGTAGACGACGCCATTGCAGCCAACGGAGGCGCGAGTCCGTACAATACATGGGTGGTTGATGCTCAAGTTACGTATGATGATGAAGAATGCGTTCTTACCGTCGCAGAAAACACTGTAGAAAGTATTTGGTTGTACCCAAACCCAGCGGCTCAGACCATCAACCTTTCATTACCCCTACGTGAGGTACCCACAGGTATTTCTATTTACGCTACAACAGGAGAATTATTACTGCAACCTGTTTTGAAGAATAACAGCATCGATGTTTCAGAATTAGCTTCTGGAATGTACATCTTGAGTTTACAATACAATCAGGAAATATCGAATAAGACTTTCGTTAAGCGTTAATTATTTCACCTGACTCACTCGTAAAGTATTCACCATTCCTTTATCTGTAATAGGCATAGCCGCAAGGTTAATTAAATAATCTCCTTTATCAACAAAGCCATGCTGATGTGCTATACTATTTACATCGTCTACGGTTTCGTCTGTGCTTACAAACTTGTCGTAATAAAATGATTTTACCCCCCAAAGTAAATTGAGACGCGATAAAATACGGCGATTACTTGTATAGACTAAGATATGTGCGTCTGGTCTCCATGCCGAAATTTGAAACGCCGTATAGCCGCTATTTGTTAAAGTACAAATTGCTTTGGCTGAAATTTCATTGGCCATGTGCGCTGCATGGTAACATACCGATTTTGTAATATATCTATTGGTGCGTATATGTGGCGGCTCATGAGGTACTTTTATTAAGTTCGAATTTTCTACACTTTTACAAATATTTGCCATCGTTCTAATGACCTCAACCGGGTATTTTCCAACAGATGTTTCGCCCGATAACATCACCGCATCTGCACCATCCATAACGCTATTTGCTACATCGTTTACTTCTGCTCTTGTGGGTGTGAGAGAAGTAATCATGGTTTCCATCATTTGGGTGGCAATAATTACTGGAATACGCGCTCTTTTGGCTATTAAAACCAACTCCT
This Rasiella rasia DNA region includes the following protein-coding sequences:
- a CDS encoding transporter is translated as MKKIVFIPFLLMFAAIYAQEGETTPAMVTDRPDATESPLTVPKGFVQIEAGGFYTSYEENNVKSETYGYNTTLIRYGVLDNFEFRLGWNFEETRFSNNGQEASNVLSGFTPLLAGVKVEVADEDGWKPQIGLLGHLYLPFTAGTDYRPETTGADFRFSLAHTLGEKSSLSYNVGAAWGSDSPEIAYIYTLSYGYSVAENVGLYAEVYGDLPEDSQANHLWDAGITYSLKPNLQLDATVGGSITEGQDILLSAGASFRFPK
- a CDS encoding metal-dependent transcriptional regulator, which translates into the protein MFSLAEENYLKAIYHLESKHQGAVSTNAIAEVMETKPSSVTDMVQKLAEKEVLSYIKYKGTSLTESGRKTAANVIRKHRLWEVFLVEKLKFHWDEVHEIAEQLEHVQSEELVTRLDKFLGFPDFDPHGDPIPDKHGNVKPTEKKLLSELSKKQNGVCVGVKESNSDFLQYLDKKNITIGTKIKVLGKEFFDGSMVIQVGRDQFFISKKIAENLYIQTN
- a CDS encoding YciI family protein, with the protein product MKNNLLLLLLLITIVACKPEIQREYIMEPCPEDEKPSIAALKAQLTADGFQIFDYIDPDSGDTVVMQQYFMAFLKAGPNRSQNQAEADSLQRLHLEHLGSMYAQGFADISGPFADDGEIRGVTIYNVPTLKIADSLANMDPMVQAGRLEIELHPWWAAKGFPLR
- a CDS encoding CYTH domain-containing protein yields the protein MALEIERKFLVTSDNYKKEAVSKERILQGFLSTHPERTVRVRIKGKKGFLTIKGKSNKEGTTRFEWEHEIQLDEAEALMRLCEAGVIEKTRYNVKVGAHIFEVDEFKGSNKGLQIAEIELTTANEAFNKPSWLGAEVTGEIQYYNSCLSKNPFSKW
- a CDS encoding VOC family protein; this translates as MNLNQVTIPSTNVPRAIEFYTKLGLKLIVHTHDAYARFECTEGEATFSVHQVQTLPQEPGVVVYFEVNDVALKVSELNEKGISFETEITAQTWLWTEAKLKDPDGNTIIIYHAGTNRKNPPWRLK
- a CDS encoding NAD(P)H-binding protein, giving the protein MPKTAIILGATGLVGGCLLELLLKDDAYTTVKIFGRSSCNVLHAKIEEHLGDLFDINQFAEDFTGDVVFCCIGTTKAKTPDKETYKKIDYGIPVNAAKLAKKNRITVFEVISAMGADTKSSTFYNKVKGEMERDVLAVGIDKSYIFRPSLIGGDRNEKRFGERMAQLFMGIFSFLIPKKYKMIEPETIAKAMIYVARTGCQKQRISSDEIKELARQ
- the dinB gene encoding DNA polymerase IV, encoding MESDLPIRKIIHVDMDAYYASVAQLDDPSLVGKPIAVGGGGTRGVISAASYEARTFGVRSAMSGALAKKLCPELIFVRTNFERYQELSEKIRAIFFEYTDLVEPLSLDEAYLDVTVNKKGNPSASMIAAEIREKIKARTGLNASAGISINKFIAKVASDINKPNGQKTVAPEDVLPFLETLDIKKFYGVGKVMKEKMYRHGIYTGADLKKKSVAFLQEHFGKSGAYYYDIVRGIHHSQVKPERTRKSLAAERTFSENISSEIFMLERLENIALEVERRLKKSKVAGRTITLKIKYRDFTLQTRSKTLPLYISSKELIMENVKDLLYQDEMRDSVRLLGISMSNLNNENPKKTKDISEKIIDVQLKLDF
- a CDS encoding SH3 domain-containing protein yields the protein MKKVAFTIIAIAFATLFTACKNETQETPTTVQNQDLAVADITPASTTSYLYVTASSGLTLREFNNLNSEKLAVMPYGTKLEVLSEEANNTMTVGGISGGMHEVAYNNKTGYAFNGFLSKFFPPEKDTNAKIYVNDLKATFPSASFIETTGGTASKPTNTQTILLPTDKWHEAFYIAQKLYDIPSVFQFPNPKGKDVEVIKNAKKPEQLQTSNLAIERKNNALQTITYTQAAEGFGTNITISQEAAFMKIEYTTVVE
- a CDS encoding T9SS type A sorting domain-containing protein — protein: MKSKLLAIGLIIGTCSFSQVTLIPDENFEGYLVSEGIDTDGLLNGQVLTADIEDVVALSLVNLSIEDLTGLEDFTALEVLDCSENFNLEAINLSSNTSLREFYAQFCAFTTIDFSNNVNLELVYVPHNNLTSLTLTSHPALENLTCGNPLIDLIPFNQISTLDLSGTPNLLFLDVSFMGSMSSLDLSQIPLLETFYGSYCSFNALDLSDNSALETLVLGGFDSGIVSGQSNNLTNLDLSNNPNLTTLDVELTNINSLNLKNGNNTVLVSMKAHLNDPLFCILVDDAIAANGGASPYNTWVVDAQVTYDDEECVLTVAENTVESIWLYPNPAAQTINLSLPLREVPTGISIYATTGELLLQPVLKNNSIDVSELASGMYILSLQYNQEISNKTFVKR